The following DNA comes from Rhinolophus sinicus isolate RSC01 linkage group LG06, ASM3656204v1, whole genome shotgun sequence.
ACAGACCCTTGCCTGCAAGGTTCAGACTTCTGATCTCAGCTCTCTTGGCCACGGTTTGAATTCCCCCTGTGGCAGGCACTCACTATCTCAAACAGCCATTAATCATCTTTAAGTAGACAGTCATTCCTGAAGTTGAGTTGCAATGTCTGTCCTagcttatacttttatttttagttctgaTCTCTCAGATGTCACAGAAGAAATCCCAtaaatcctacccccaccctcagCAGCCTTTTCCCCAAGGTGTTACCTGGCAGGCTCTGTAGCTCTTcctgaattgtttttttgtttgtttgtttttgtttttgtgaccGATTACCCTAAAGGTGTAAAGCAGGCCCTCTGGCTTACCAAGACCAAGTTAATAGAAGGCCTTCCCAAGAAAGTGCTTAGCCTTGTTGAAGATCCAAGGAACCACCTAGAGAACCAAGATGAACGCGTTCTGAATGTGATCTCCCACGCCCGTCTCTGGCACTCCACCGAAGACATCCCCAAGAGAGAGACCTACTGGTAAGCTCCTTCCAAGTCAGTAAGATTTCCAGTTGATGGGTTTTGGAATCAACCTGTTGCTTTATGTCtccaaatgtttcttcttttctccaagCCCAGTCATTGTGGACAATCTGATACAGCTGTGCAAATCCCAGATTTCCAAGCATCCTTCTCTGGCCAGACGGATCTGTGCCAAAAGCTACACATCATGCACCACGTGGACTCGAGGTTGGTCATTGTATGCCAGGAAGCCTTAGCCTGGCTTTTAGTCTTGTACTCTTCGCCACACCACCAGCTcacattccccccacccctccccataGGTATCCTCACTCTCATCCTTCGTGGTCCAGTTTTCTAGACTCAGACACATCCTCAATATCATTAGCTATAGCCCAGCCTTTTTTGTATTTAATCACTTCTTTCCAAGCTATTAATTCAGCTgtatctattgagcacctacaagTGCCTAAATGTTGACGATAAAGAAGTAATAAAGCAcacacagtctctgccctcaccGAGCCTTCTTCCCCCATGCATGCTTTTCTCCTTTGCCCAGTCCCTTTTCCACATAGCGGCTAGAGTGATCTTCTTAAGTGCAAATCTTCTTCTGCCTGTCCCGTTTCAGATCTTCACATGTCCCGGTAGCTTAAACCTTTGATCGTGGTATCCAAGGCCCTCTGATTTGGCTGCCCACCTAGACTTCCTAGTCTTATCTCTTGCCTTCCTGCCCACCCCACACCTTATCCCCACGTGCAGCTTTTTGGCATCAAACTTTTACACCTCTGTGCGTGCTGTGcattgtctggaaagctcttttcTACTTTCCTCATTTGACTAAATTCTTACCTGCAAGACTCCACTCAAGGCCCCTTGCTCTGTGAATCCACAGGTCAGCTGTTCTTCCTGTGTGCTCTTTATGCCCATTACGCAGATTTTTATCTGAGCATAACGGaacatattttgctgtgtattatGTTGTAATTATCTAACACCTTCTCTGTCTACCCCACTAAACTGTGAACCTCTGATGGCAGGAACCATGTCTTACTCACTTTTGTCCACAGAATCTAACAGTTCATGGTACACACTAGGTGCTGAATGCAGGGGCCGGTGAATGAATACTAAATCTCAGGTGTCTCGGGAAGGGATGTTCAGAGTACACAGGTGTTCTAATTGGTGGAATCCTGGAGCAGAGAAACCAGCTATGGAACAATTTGGGATTTCCAGGACATTGCTTGGTCAGGTTTCTCCAGCTTGCCCCTTTAAGTGTGGACTTCCTGGCAAGGAGTCAGCTTTGCAGAGGTAATAGCACCACTAAGGAAATTAGTGAACCTCATTAATAGAAGAGTACTTGTTGGCCCATCATCAAGTATTACCTCTAATTAAACTGCCCCATTTGGAGCTGTCACTGGAGGAGGGATGTGGAGGGAATTGAATTGGAAACCACACTAGAGTGGTCTGTGGGGAGAATCTAAAACCCAAGGTTAGGAGAGGTCCAGGCACATTTATCTTCCTCGCAGATTATATGTGAGGAAACAGGAAATACTTTAGAAAACTGTTCTTGAGGTGTGGGTATGATGTATTTTAACAAGCAGGTCAGAGTTGATCCATGGATGGAGTATTCCTTTTTTACACCCTCAGTAAGGGAGGCCACGTGCTAATTAAATGGCAGCGCTGTTGGCCAGGCCAGTTTTAGATCCATCAGCTCATCAGCCTTGATCCTTATCCATCACACTGCAATTTGACTATTTCTAAACACCCAAGCACCTTCAGAGGAACATTTGCCTCCATGGAGAATCTTCAGAAGGCCATTCTCAAGGAGTTGTTCCAGGCACATTTTGCCTGGTCATGACACGTAGCGTCCTGTGGGGACCTCTGTGAAGAGCTTCCACACACGTTCTCAATTGCAGGCTTGCTGAGTTTCCCTCATACAGCTATGTCTCCCATGTAGCAAATGTAGCAAATAGGCTAATCCAACTTAAATGGACCGATTTTTTGTACTCTCAGCTGTTGAGGACAGTCAGGCCCTTTTCCTGGGTTTAATAGCCTTTCTGCTCGGTCTCTAGTCTCAGTATTTCTCtttatccctccctcccaccataATGCTCTAGTCATCTGGATTTATCACCCTGAACTCTGCCATGGAGTGGCACACCTCTGTGCCTTCGCATATGTCATGCCTCCTTAACTAGGAtgcttttctccccctttctttgCCTGGCAAAACTCTTacccagtggttttcaaccaaGGGCAATTTGGCCCTCTAGGGGAGCTtgccaatgtctggagacatttttgattgtcatgacttGAACCAGCTGGGGTGGGGCCGTGTAGGGCAGTTCTTTTGGAATCTAGGGGATGGACGTCAGGGATGCTGCCAGCCTCCCTCACTAAAGTGGTCTGGTCCACAATGGGAATAGTGCCAACGTGAGAAACGTTGCACTGCTCCATCCTTCGGAAGCTAGTTTGAAGGTGTTGTctcttccaggaagctttccGGGCTTCCCGGAGGAAGTCAGTTTTCCCACCTCTACTCTCTTCCAGTATGGTTAATACTTTTGTTGTAGCACTTACTACCTGgcaagctccttgagagcagagagCAACTCTCATTTCTGGGTACCCAGCTTAGAGCAGGTGCTTGGGACGATCTATCTCGGACAGCCCTGAACCCACAGAGACCACGAGGCCTCAGGGTCCctggaaagggaagagaggaagaagagtgcCTTGGTCAGTCCTCTCAGGAATCCTAGGACCAGCATCTTCACCCAAGTCTTGTTTTCTGTGATAGGCTGACCAGCGCAGAAAGCCGTAGACACTTGAGTATGACAGGATGAAGCTGCCATAAGGCTTCAGACCACGTCAGACTAATGGTCTTTCTCCCCTTTCAGagtctcttctccttcaggtccGCGGTGCCAGCGGAGCCCGACTGAGTGCCAGGGATCCTCTGCCCCCCCTCGCCTCCAGAGAGGAGGTTGAAGCTACTGAGACGCATGTTCTGGAGACCTTCGACCCCATATCTCCCACTGTTGACCTTCGGGAATGCAACGTGTATGACGTGAAGGACGACACTGGTGAGTACCAAGGCCGTTGGCGTGGAGATGAGGGACATGCTTTCTCCGAAGGGAAGGGCTGTagtgagtacttactatgtggtAGGCACTTCACATGCAGTTTCTCCCAAGGCCCATGACGCAGCCCTGTGAGACAGGTACTGTTATCCCCATTGTATAGGcaaggcaactgaggctcagggagggtaCATGATTGGCTCAAACGCCGACTTTGCTTTTGACCCCCGAGAAGCAACTCTGTTACATCAGAGTTTTAATGGGTGGCATGAGGGACTTTTGTCAGGGGCCAAATGCTTCCTGTATTCATAGGTCCCTTGAAAGATCCCCTCTTTTTGTGCACCCTATGCACGCTGGCCAACCTCCTGGTAGGAAGCCCCACAGGCCTTGAATGGGGCTCTTCATCCAGACTCCGTTAGATAAGGCACCACACCATCTACCCCGTGAGCCCAGATGAGAACCAGGCAGCCAGGCTAGGCGGGCCGCGCAGTTCCTGCCATGCGTGCAGTTACTCTAAGCTGCAAGGTCTTCTCCCCCAAGCTCGCTTCTTTTCCGCAGCTGCAGCTGGTCAGCCCCTACTGTCTCCCAACTTGCCTGCTGCCACAACCTCCCAACTGGTCAGTCTGCCCCAGGTTGTTTTCTCTCCAGTACACCTAGTTCGCAATTCCAGAGCAGCCTTTCTCAAATACAGATTTAATCCCATCACTTCCAAgcccccttccccctgcctgttGGATAAAGTTAGAACTCCTTGGCTTATCACATGAGAGCTTTTGGGTCTGGCCTCTGCCCTTCTCTCCAGCCTCACCTTTCTCTGCTCCCCAACAGACCCCCTGTATTCCAACTATACTTAGCACATTCTGTCCTTTCTCCCCACCATGCTTTTACACATGCTCTttgctctgcctcctcctctttcaTAACTCGTATTAGGAGACACTTCTTCCCAGAAGTGCTCTGGGACCTTCCGGTCTCATCAGGGGCCTCTTATCTTTCCTCCCACAGCCTCCTGACCCACCTTGTAGCTTGACGTGCCCCTCTACATGGCTATGATCCGTTTTCCTGTCTGCCTTCCCCTCTAGACTGCGAGTTCCTCAAAGGCAGTGGAAGGCCCTGTTGGCCTCTGTGCCTGGTACCTgtctcagagcctggcacagagtgctGAGTGTTGGGTGTTTACACGCGCTGAGGACGCGAAGCGAGAATTGAGGCAGATGGGAAAGCCATGCGTGTCTCTCTCTCAAGTAGCGCTGTCCCCTGCGATTTTCAGAACCCACCTTTTCCCaggctctttcttccttttcacccACTTTCATGACTCCAGGTTAGTCATTCTGGAAGCCCAGAACCATGCAGGGGAAGAGAATGATGACCTGGCAGGGTCGTAGCTGAGACGAGCAAGTGTTAAACTTTATTCTCAGCACCTGTGTTGTGAGGTCTGCGGCAAGTCACTTGGTACTAATTAACAAAGTACTGGATTTTGCAAacgatttgctttttaaaaaattattcccaTAGACTTCAGGTTATCCTCCTGCTAACATCACTCTCGTCGCTGTGCTtgaatgagagagaaaggggcGGAGGTGGAGCTGGCATGCAAGAATCACCTGTAACAGGTTGGccaacattttctgtaaagagccaaatagtaaatattttaggttttgcaggccacTTATGGTCTCTGTCATAGCTGCTCAATAGACGCTATACAAATGAGTGGCCAGGGTTGTGCTCTagtaaaatctttatttttaaaaatatgcagggGCCAGACTTGGCTGGAAGGCGGGAGTTTGGCAGCCCCCGAGCTAGCGTGACAGGGTCTGCCTTTCCTGCGTCTCTATAGAGCCTGGCCCTGAGCTGAGGTGAGGACTTTCCTGGGGCTTAGGGCAGGCTGACTGAGCTTTTCCGCCCTCCACGTGGTTCTGTACCCTGCAGGATTCCGGGAGGGCTATCCTTACCCTCATCCCCACACCCTGTATTTCCTGGAGACGGCGCAGTCACGACGGAACCGCTTTCAGCCAGACCAGCTGCGGGCCAAGATGATCCTGTTCGCCTTTGGCAGTGCCCTGGCCCAGGCCCGGCTCCTCTATGGGGTACGTATGGGGGAGGGCCTGGCGCTGCTTCCATGGCGGGCCTCCTGCCTTATACTGCTCAGAGAGAAAGGCCGCGGGGGCGTCCTTGCTCGGCCGAGGATTTTAGAGAGAGGTACTTCCACTCACCCTATGGAGACAAACGGACATCTGCTGGGGGCCTATTGTGTTGCCTCATGTGTTGATCGCAGTAGCCCACACAGTTTCACTGTGACCCCTGTTTTAAAACTATGCCACCGAATCATAGGGAGGCTAAGCCGCTATTCCAGCATTACACAGCAGTTAGTGCAGAAGGATAGGAACTAGGTCTACCCAGCTCTTAAGGCTTCAGTTGTTCATGCTCCAGCATGTCGCCTCTGTTCTGTCGTGTTGGAGCCGGAGCACCAGGCTCCATCAGGCAGGCAGGAAAAGTGAAGCAGAGGGCCCAGACCTGCCTGCCAAGTCAGGACAGGTTCTGGGGACCCAAGGTACCCCTTGGTGGTAGCCCCTGATTCTAAGAGGAGGCCTGAAGGACCTAGATGATGTAGAATGCAGGCGGAGTGGTCGTCACGCAGAGCCGTCCCAAGGTTGGGGGAAAGCCTCTTCCGGGAGCAGGGGCGAGGGGGAGTTTTTCTGAGAGCTGCTGCCAGCACCCAAGTCTTGGTCAGAGCCCAAGGCcctcctggaggagtgagggagtTCAGAATGCTGTGTTGCCCACCCTGTTCCCTCTAGGAACTAGGCAGGGCTGGGAGGTGTGGTTAGCCAAATGAGACAGGGAATGGAGTGGACCTTGCTGGTGGTGAGCGTCTGCTACATGCAGACATTTAAGTAGGGTGCTTCATGTCaggggttctcaaagtgtggtcctggaCTAGCAGCAGGAGCGTCATCTGGGAATTTGTTGGAAGTGCAGATTCTCAGACCTACCCCAAACCTACTGCATCAGAAACTCGGGGAGTGGGTGGGGCCTGCAGTGGGTGTTGTAACAAGCCCTGCAGGTGAGGTACAAGctgaagtttgaaaaccaccGCACTAAAATTTGAGGACCACTGCATTATGTAATCCGTGTAGTAACCCCTTGTGGCAGATACTGTTagcttcattttatagatgaagaaacagactcagagaggctaagtaacttgcccaaggtcacacagctaagagaTTGGCAGCTGTCACATCTTTATGTGACCTTCTTGTGTTTTTTCAATCTCTAGAAGGTTATCTTTATTTCCACTCTCTGTGTACTTCCTGAAGACTCTGGAAGGTTgggtaacttgctcaagatcccATAGCTAATGAGTGGGTTGGCAAGCATAGGAACGCTGTTCCCTCCAGCTTCGAAGGATGTGCTGCCTCCCATCTCCGGGgcaggagaaggaggcagagataGTCACGTGCCAGGGCCCAGGCCTGCAGGCTCATTGTAGCTTCTGTGCCAGCCATTGCCAGCAGAGCACGGGTGGCAATGCTGCCACTAATTGCCACCCAGTTGTGTAGGAAAGgaggcctcccccaccccctccaggtaCAGATTATTCCTGGGGATGTGAAGTTGAGCAATTATGGGAAGAGCTTCTGTGTAAAAGGTAAAATTGCTGAGAAATTTATGTACTACCTGCAGTTTTATTGATCTGTAGAGGGAGATAAGAGTCAATACAGAATTCTCAGCTAACACTTAGaggtacttttctttttatttatttctcatgcaGCTAAGAACAGGTATTTCTAAGGCCAACAGTCCCGGTGTGGCCCACGCGAAGGTCTGCCATTAGCTATTCCTCAGGTTAGATTCAGCCCTGGAGGAGTGAGTGTAGGCAGCGCTTTCAAATCAGGGATGTTGTGCTTCGTGAGCCTGCCAATGGTCCAGTGGGCAGCAATCACCAAACTGGATTGCTGCAAAGGCTCAGGAGGGTGAATATATGATTTGTCATCCAAACTGGGACACTACTGAGCATGAAAAGAGGTGCTTCtgttacatacaatggaacaagAGGGTTGCAAGTGATTTAATAGCGTGGGGTCTGATCCTCGCTCACATCTCATGGGTGACCTGGAGCAAAGTGTACCACCTCTCTGAACCCCAGCTTCCTTGTCTGGTGAGTGGGGTCTACTGCTGGATAAGCCATCAGAGGTGACTTGACATAAAACTGGCCTAATGCCTGGCACGTGAGAGGCTTTCAGTAAATGGTTGctagtattatcattattaccaAGTAGCACTCACTGAAAGAGATATTAGCAAATGTGTTGACTGGTGAAATCCTGATGCTGACATGGCTGGAGTAGACACTCCAGGAATCGGGCACGTTCTCAGTTGCTTGAGAGCATGAAGCCCAGGACTGCCTGCATTCCAGGATGCCAGGCCCTTAGGAGCAAGGCAGAAGTGGGAAATGGGCATGGCCTAGCGCTCTGTGCCACACATCTTTGTGACTTCAGACAAGCCACTGGCCTCActcctctcagtttcctcatctgtcaaatggagtGAGAACTGGATGAGGTTATATATTCACTGACCCTCCAGGCGCACATCTGACAGAGCTGACGGCATTACCTGTCGCCATCAGGTAACGCCAGGAGTTTGAAGGATTTCCCGTCGTTAACTTCCCAGCTCACCTTCCTGCCCTGTGCCGCTGGCCCAGTAATCACTTCTCAATGGTGAGAATATTCTTTAATGTGCTCAAGCTGAAGAACAGGCACCCTGGGGCCACGAGGCATCAGGCCAGGCAGAGCcgggctgggtgggggagggaaggcctGGCCCTGGTCAGTGCCCTGAACTCATTCTGTTTCCGTCGCCCCGTGGAGAAACCAGTATGTGGGATGTGCTGTTCCTTACACCCCACCATTTCTGACTGGATTTCCTTGTCTCCTTTTCCTCGCAGAATGACGCTAAGGTTTTGGAGCAGCCAGTAGTCGTGCAGAGTGTGGGCACCGATGGACGTGTCTTCCAGTTCCTGGTGTTACAACTGAACACCACAGATCTGGCCTCTAACGAAGGCGTCAAGAATCTGGTCTGGGTGGACTCAGACCAGCTGCTCTATCAGCATTTCTGGTGTCTCCCAGTGATCAAAAAGAAGGTGGTCGTGGTAAGTCCAGCCATGTCTGGCCTGTGAT
Coding sequences within:
- the MRPL37 gene encoding large ribosomal subunit protein mL37, producing MALASGPARRALARPGRLGLGDCGAPRRGAYEWGVRSTRKPEPPPPDRVYEIPGLEPITYAGKMHFMPGLARPVFPPWDPGWTHPKYRRPPPIHEHPLYKDQPCYTFHQRCRLLEGVKQALWLTKTKLIEGLPKKVLSLVEDPRNHLENQDERVLNVISHARLWHSTEDIPKRETYCPVIVDNLIQLCKSQISKHPSLARRICAKSYTSCTTWTRESLLLQVRGASGARLSARDPLPPLASREEVEATETHVLETFDPISPTVDLRECNVYDVKDDTGFREGYPYPHPHTLYFLETAQSRRNRFQPDQLRAKMILFAFGSALAQARLLYGNDAKVLEQPVVVQSVGTDGRVFQFLVLQLNTTDLASNEGVKNLVWVDSDQLLYQHFWCLPVIKKKVVVEPVGPTGFQPETFKKFLALYLHGAVGVKDCSEA